From one Candidatus Methanoplasma termitum genomic stretch:
- a CDS encoding type II toxin-antitoxin system VapC family toxin produces the protein MPRPSIVLDTCALRDTKFTNWLKGYIGDILIPPTVYMEICRQHKEKNHSIEELDEWLNALSIKVLRFDKNNARIAAELMAERKDAQCEICKKIDWVDTIVASYYNAGDFIITNDKTGFPTSGDFGWKFLTTDEFMSR, from the coding sequence ATGCCCAGACCTTCAATCGTTCTTGATACATGCGCTTTACGCGATACAAAATTCACAAACTGGCTGAAAGGATATATCGGAGACATACTGATTCCTCCCACCGTTTATATGGAGATATGCCGCCAGCATAAAGAAAAAAATCACTCGATAGAGGAATTGGACGAATGGCTGAACGCATTGAGCATAAAGGTACTGCGTTTTGATAAGAACAATGCGCGTATTGCGGCCGAACTCATGGCTGAAAGAAAGGATGCACAGTGCGAAATCTGTAAGAAAATAGATTGGGTCGATACTATCGTGGCGTCATACTATAATGCCGGGGATTTTATAATAACCAATGATAAAACAGGCTTTCCCACATCCGGTGATTTCGGATGGAAGTTCCTGACAACAGACGAATTTATGAGCCGTTGA
- a CDS encoding 30S ribosomal protein S17, with product MTAKVKNIGIDVVPPKAECSDPNCPFHGSLSVRGQILDGVVATVRMSKTVVVERNYLRYQKKYERYEKRSARYHAHASPCLGLKVGDRVRIMECRPISKTVSFVVIEKKE from the coding sequence ATGACAGCAAAAGTTAAAAACATCGGAATCGACGTGGTCCCTCCCAAAGCTGAATGCAGCGACCCGAACTGCCCATTCCACGGCAGTCTCTCGGTCAGAGGCCAGATCTTAGACGGAGTGGTTGCGACCGTCAGGATGAGCAAAACAGTCGTAGTTGAACGCAATTATTTGAGATATCAGAAAAAATACGAGAGATATGAGAAAAGATCCGCCAGGTACCACGCTCACGCATCTCCCTGCCTTGGGCTCAAGGTCGGGGACCGCGTTAGGATCATGGAGTGCCGCCCGATCTCTAAGACCGTGTCTTTCGTGGTCATAGAGAAGAAGGAGTGA
- the rpl4p gene encoding 50S ribosomal protein L4 produces the protein MTQTNVYSVNGEVSGTVEVPAVFSSEYRPDVIKKAILAAAANKRQPYGPNEHAGMRHSTSTWGKGRGVSRVQRIKAGKRATESPNNISGRRAHPPRTERIWHQKVNDKELKLARFSAIAATGCADCVRERGHEFDDSISFPIVVDDEFQNIASTSEINSLFDSIGIGYDLDRAKDGTKIRAGRGKMRNRKYRTPVSILVVVSEAGAPVFKGAKNLPGVEVQTVASLSASVLAPGGDAGRLTVYTESAIAKMGEWTL, from the coding sequence ATGACACAAACAAACGTTTATTCTGTAAATGGAGAAGTTTCCGGGACCGTAGAGGTACCGGCGGTATTCTCGTCCGAGTACAGGCCCGATGTTATCAAAAAGGCGATCCTGGCGGCTGCGGCGAACAAGAGGCAGCCCTACGGACCCAACGAACACGCGGGAATGAGGCACTCGACAAGCACATGGGGGAAAGGAAGAGGAGTATCCCGTGTCCAGAGGATCAAAGCCGGAAAGAGGGCCACGGAATCGCCCAACAACATATCCGGAAGGAGAGCCCACCCCCCGAGAACCGAGAGGATCTGGCACCAGAAGGTCAACGACAAAGAGCTGAAACTGGCCCGCTTCTCCGCAATAGCGGCGACCGGCTGCGCAGACTGCGTCAGGGAGCGCGGACATGAGTTCGATGATTCGATATCATTCCCGATCGTGGTCGACGACGAATTCCAGAACATTGCCTCGACATCAGAGATAAACAGCCTTTTCGACTCGATCGGGATCGGTTACGATCTAGACAGGGCAAAGGACGGCACCAAGATAAGGGCCGGCCGCGGAAAGATGAGGAACAGGAAATACAGGACCCCGGTATCTATTCTGGTAGTGGTATCAGAGGCGGGTGCGCCCGTGTTCAAGGGAGCCAAGAACCTTCCCGGAGTGGAGGTCCAGACGGTCGCATCACTGAGTGCAAGCGTGCTTGCACCCGGCGGGGACGCGGGCAGGCTCACTGTCTATACGGAATCCGCAATAGCGAAAATGGGAGAGTGGACGCTGTGA
- a CDS encoding 50S ribosomal protein L2 translates to MGKRLRAQRRGTGGSQYRSPSHRHVDDVRLPAFAEGAGTIKDLIQAPGRTSPLAVIDFNGVTDYQLAVAGTKVGQEVSVGGSKIAAGNITSLNNIPEGTSIHNIEAKPGDGGKFVKTAGSSATIVSRGEKVVIMMPSGVNKEFNPNCRAVVGVVAGGGRGDKPLAKAGKNYLTLRSRSTANKWVKGVAMNAVDHPHGGGSHPHVGGPNCQRRTASPGQKAGFIAPKKKRK, encoded by the coding sequence ATGGGAAAGAGATTAAGAGCACAGAGAAGGGGAACAGGCGGATCGCAATACCGCTCCCCGAGCCACAGACATGTGGACGATGTAAGGCTCCCGGCATTCGCAGAGGGAGCGGGCACCATTAAAGATCTGATACAGGCACCCGGGAGGACAAGCCCTCTCGCCGTCATCGACTTCAATGGGGTAACGGACTACCAGCTTGCGGTCGCAGGCACCAAAGTAGGTCAGGAAGTGTCCGTCGGCGGCAGCAAGATCGCCGCCGGGAACATAACAAGCTTGAACAACATACCGGAAGGGACCTCGATACACAACATCGAGGCGAAACCCGGTGACGGCGGCAAATTCGTCAAGACCGCAGGGTCTTCGGCGACCATCGTCAGCAGAGGGGAGAAAGTTGTCATAATGATGCCCTCGGGCGTGAACAAAGAATTCAACCCCAACTGCCGTGCGGTCGTCGGTGTAGTTGCAGGCGGCGGAAGAGGCGATAAGCCACTTGCCAAAGCAGGAAAGAACTACCTGACGCTCAGGTCAAGATCGACCGCCAACAAATGGGTCAAAGGAGTAGCGATGAACGCAGTCGACCACCCGCACGGAGGAGGAAGCCACCCCCACGTAGGAGGACCGAACTGCCAGAGGAGGACCGCGTCGCCGGGACAGAAAGCGGGTTTCATAGCTCCGAAGAAAAAGAGGAAGTGA
- a CDS encoding 30S ribosomal protein S3, with the protein MAAERKFVAENVRRVLLKEYLMKEVSRAGFGGLDIQRTPMGTRVILTTERPGLVIGRRGQTIKNLTQVIEERYGFPNPQIEVQEVQNASLNAQIMAEKLAFSLERGWHFRRAGHSTVRRVMDAGARGCHIIIAGKLTGQRKRTEKFKEGYIKFCGEPKTLFIERGYAVAQLKMGIIGVTVEIMRPDAKLPADTNILNKTEAAAKLPDLFGGMAPEPVPEPVAESAPESAEQRPQRVLREQKPRSQKPRQRSPNSQKPREQRPPKAPKAKKEGE; encoded by the coding sequence ATGGCGGCAGAAAGAAAATTCGTTGCCGAGAATGTACGCAGGGTTCTCCTCAAAGAGTACCTCATGAAGGAGGTCAGCCGCGCCGGATTCGGAGGGCTTGACATCCAGAGGACACCGATGGGAACACGCGTCATACTCACAACAGAGAGGCCCGGACTGGTCATCGGAAGGCGCGGTCAGACGATAAAGAACCTGACCCAGGTCATCGAAGAGAGATACGGCTTCCCGAACCCTCAGATAGAGGTTCAGGAGGTCCAGAACGCAAGCCTCAACGCACAGATAATGGCAGAGAAACTGGCCTTCTCTCTTGAGAGGGGCTGGCACTTCCGCAGAGCGGGGCACTCCACTGTCCGCAGGGTCATGGATGCGGGCGCACGCGGTTGCCATATAATAATCGCCGGGAAACTTACCGGACAAAGGAAGAGGACCGAGAAGTTCAAAGAAGGATACATCAAGTTCTGCGGCGAACCGAAAACACTCTTCATCGAGCGCGGATATGCCGTCGCTCAGCTGAAGATGGGTATCATCGGTGTGACCGTCGAGATCATGAGGCCTGACGCAAAACTTCCGGCGGACACAAACATACTGAACAAGACAGAGGCGGCGGCCAAACTGCCTGACCTGTTCGGCGGCATGGCACCCGAGCCGGTGCCCGAACCCGTCGCAGAGAGCGCACCGGAGTCTGCGGAACAGAGGCCCCAGAGGGTACTCAGAGAGCAGAAGCCCAGATCGCAGAAGCCCAGACAGAGGTCGCCCAACTCGCAGAAACCGAGAGAACAGAGGCCGCCTAAAGCGCCCAAGGCAAAGAAGGAGGGCGAGTAA
- a CDS encoding 50S ribosomal protein L22: MATNKGYTTVSDPDISAKALAKDQPISPKFAREVAGMIRGMKVEKAVTMLEEVIEMDRAVPLKRYKKRVSHKKGIGPGRYPVKASKAILATVRSAMSNAEYKGLDVSNMAISTISIARGQTIPGHMPRAQGRATQWNQETANIEVIIEEVE; encoded by the coding sequence ATGGCTACAAACAAAGGTTACACAACGGTATCCGACCCGGACATCTCCGCGAAGGCCTTGGCAAAGGATCAGCCGATCTCGCCCAAGTTCGCTCGCGAGGTCGCAGGCATGATACGCGGAATGAAGGTCGAGAAAGCGGTCACGATGCTCGAGGAGGTCATCGAGATGGACAGAGCGGTGCCACTGAAGAGATACAAGAAACGCGTCTCCCACAAGAAAGGCATCGGCCCCGGAAGATATCCGGTAAAAGCATCGAAGGCCATCCTGGCAACGGTAAGGAGCGCAATGTCGAACGCAGAGTACAAAGGACTCGACGTTTCGAACATGGCGATCTCCACCATTTCCATAGCAAGGGGCCAGACCATACCCGGGCACATGCCCAGGGCGCAGGGAAGGGCCACTCAATGGAACCAGGAGACGGCGAACATCGAGGTAATAATAGAGGAGGTCGAGTAA
- a CDS encoding 50S ribosomal protein L14, with protein MKGISGTQTRGLLNGSRLNVIDNSGAKEIEIITVPRYHGVARRVPSAALGDMVIASVKKGTPAMRKQVVFAVIVRQKRPTRRADGTMVFFEDNAAVIVTDTGETKGTDIKGPVAREAADRWPRIAATANTIV; from the coding sequence ATGAAAGGAATATCCGGAACACAGACAAGAGGACTCCTGAACGGATCGCGCCTTAACGTGATCGACAACAGCGGCGCAAAAGAGATCGAGATAATAACCGTCCCCAGATACCACGGCGTGGCCAGAAGGGTCCCCTCTGCGGCGCTGGGCGATATGGTGATAGCATCGGTCAAGAAAGGTACGCCGGCAATGAGAAAGCAGGTCGTATTCGCGGTGATAGTCAGACAGAAGCGCCCCACAAGGCGTGCGGATGGCACAATGGTGTTCTTCGAGGACAATGCGGCCGTTATCGTAACAGACACAGGCGAGACGAAAGGTACAGACATAAAAGGACCGGTTGCGAGGGAGGCCGCCGACAGGTGGCCGCGTATCGCAGCCACCGCGAACACG
- the rpmC gene encoding 50S ribosomal protein L29 → MALLRTAEIREMSTEERNEKLKELRNDLMHERGVSAMGGAPSNPGLIRAIRTNIARILTIQNEEEKI, encoded by the coding sequence ATGGCACTGTTAAGGACAGCTGAGATAAGGGAAATGAGTACAGAGGAACGCAACGAGAAGCTCAAAGAGCTGCGCAACGACCTCATGCACGAGAGGGGAGTATCCGCAATGGGCGGTGCACCCTCCAACCCCGGCCTTATCCGCGCGATAAGGACGAACATCGCACGTATCCTGACTATTCAGAACGAGGAGGAAAAGATCTGA
- the yciH gene encoding stress response translation initiation inhibitor YciH has translation MAEICQVCGLPKELCMCEEIAREQQMVRISVDSRRYGKMVTVIDGIDENDINIEDLAKQLKVKCAAGGAYKDGRIELQGDHKKKVKAVLEEMGFRTEVR, from the coding sequence ATGGCCGAGATATGTCAGGTATGTGGATTGCCTAAGGAGCTCTGCATGTGCGAGGAGATCGCACGTGAGCAACAGATGGTAAGGATATCCGTTGACAGCAGAAGATACGGCAAAATGGTCACGGTCATCGACGGAATAGATGAGAATGACATCAACATCGAGGATCTGGCCAAACAACTGAAGGTAAAATGCGCCGCCGGAGGAGCATACAAAGACGGACGCATCGAACTTCAGGGAGATCACAAAAAGAAAGTGAAAGCCGTGCTGGAAGAAATGGGTTTCCGCACAGAAGTGAGATAA
- a CDS encoding ribonuclease P protein component 1: protein MNRSDFMRSEFIGLDVAVLSAPYSGISGKVVDETKNTFIISSSGTERTVPKAGNEFRFINEGKHTDIKGIEIQHRPEDRIKKVR, encoded by the coding sequence ATGAACAGGAGTGATTTCATGAGATCGGAATTCATAGGATTGGATGTGGCAGTGTTGTCGGCACCGTACTCGGGCATTTCCGGGAAAGTGGTGGACGAAACAAAGAACACATTCATCATATCGTCGTCCGGGACCGAAAGAACGGTACCGAAAGCAGGCAACGAATTCAGGTTCATCAATGAAGGCAAACACACCGACATAAAAGGTATAGAGATACAGCACCGACCAGAAGACCGAATAAAAAAGGTTAGGTGA
- a CDS encoding ATP-binding protein — protein sequence MYRLAYEELLSWKNNESRKPLIVEGPRQCGKTFLLEEFGKKNYKNVVYLNFEGNDELVKIFEPNLNTSRIITQLAILSEKKIDPGDTLIIFDEIQFCSKALTSLKYFCEEAPEYHVACAGSLLGVLMSKPYSFPVGKVDRITMGPMNFKEYLLASGEAELVKAIDERCPMDEFLHPFASKLEFHLRIYLTIGGMPAAVSSWTKKKDINEVNRIIDNIMVDYENDFAKHATESVQKLTLIWDSVPEQLAKENNKFMFGHVRGGARARDLEDALEWLINAGLVFKVKRANPSRQPLQLFADNTSFKLYLADVGILRRMSGLRSFFEFETNEEFGQFKGAIMENYVLTELISMNKESPFYWRSKANAEVDFIIQCGMEVVPIEVKSGHKTLARSMAEYIKEFKPRIAVIASLEMKDEGVVKKVPLYGLWRLPSVIEGAERKQTNE from the coding sequence GTGTACAGGCTTGCCTACGAAGAGTTGCTTAGTTGGAAAAACAACGAAAGCAGAAAACCGCTGATTGTAGAGGGACCTAGACAATGCGGTAAAACTTTCCTTCTTGAAGAATTCGGCAAAAAGAACTACAAAAATGTGGTCTACTTAAATTTTGAAGGGAACGATGAGTTGGTAAAGATATTTGAACCCAATCTTAACACAAGCCGAATTATAACTCAGCTAGCAATACTCTCGGAAAAAAAGATAGATCCCGGCGACACGCTGATCATTTTCGATGAGATCCAATTCTGCAGCAAGGCGCTGACCAGCCTGAAGTACTTTTGCGAAGAGGCACCTGAGTATCATGTCGCATGCGCCGGTTCATTACTGGGAGTACTGATGTCCAAACCCTATTCATTCCCCGTCGGCAAGGTTGATAGGATCACGATGGGTCCGATGAACTTCAAAGAATACCTGTTGGCAAGCGGTGAGGCCGAACTGGTAAAAGCGATCGATGAAAGGTGCCCCATGGATGAATTCCTTCATCCCTTTGCTTCCAAGTTGGAGTTCCATCTGAGAATTTATCTAACGATAGGCGGGATGCCGGCAGCGGTAAGTTCATGGACTAAAAAGAAAGACATAAACGAAGTTAACAGAATCATTGACAATATAATGGTGGATTATGAGAACGACTTTGCCAAACATGCAACGGAATCTGTGCAAAAACTCACCCTGATATGGGATTCAGTTCCCGAACAGCTGGCTAAGGAAAATAACAAATTTATGTTCGGGCATGTCAGAGGAGGAGCGAGAGCAAGGGATCTCGAAGACGCACTTGAGTGGCTGATCAACGCAGGTCTGGTTTTCAAAGTCAAGCGAGCAAACCCCTCCAGGCAGCCGCTGCAATTGTTTGCTGACAACACGAGTTTCAAGCTTTATCTGGCCGATGTGGGTATTTTGCGGAGGATGTCAGGATTGCGTTCTTTCTTTGAATTTGAGACCAATGAGGAGTTTGGGCAGTTCAAAGGAGCCATCATGGAGAATTATGTTCTGACAGAACTGATCTCAATGAACAAAGAGTCACCGTTCTATTGGAGATCAAAGGCAAACGCAGAGGTCGATTTCATCATACAGTGCGGCATGGAAGTTGTACCCATAGAAGTTAAATCAGGGCATAAAACCCTTGCTCGGAGCATGGCGGAATACATTAAAGAATTCAAACCACGCATCGCTGTGATAGCATCGCTTGAGATGAAGGATGAAGGCGTCGTTAAAAAAGTTCCTCTTTATGGGCTATGGAGGCTGCCATCAGTGATAGAAGGAGCAGAGCGAAAGCAGACAAATGAATGA
- a CDS encoding 50S ribosomal protein L3, producing the protein MSQRRRPKKGSRAFGPRKRAKSQTPRLDSWPEISGSPKIQGFAGYKVGMTHAFVVDKRVKSTTSGMEVQVPVTVVEVPPMKIAAVRFYESSIVGLKTAGEVWSKEIDPLLSRRLNVPTNHDESSFGRYEGLDIEDVRVLAYTQPKLVSGVPKKTPELMELRIGGGKMDERVAYAKKILGKEVALADFTKEGALIDVIAVTKGKGFQGVTKRWGVKLLSHKNSKHRRGIGNLGPKRPGYVRSTVPASGQMGYHQRTEYNKKILKVGLDGKEITPKGGFVNYGEVRNTYVLIKGSVPGPTKRLIRFRDAARAPKKADQAVADVTYVSTESKQGA; encoded by the coding sequence ATGTCACAGAGAAGACGTCCAAAGAAAGGATCTAGGGCATTCGGCCCTAGGAAAAGAGCGAAGTCGCAGACACCAAGGCTGGACTCGTGGCCGGAGATCAGCGGATCGCCGAAGATACAGGGATTCGCGGGATACAAGGTCGGCATGACGCATGCGTTCGTCGTCGACAAGAGGGTCAAGAGCACAACCTCCGGAATGGAGGTCCAGGTACCGGTCACAGTAGTTGAGGTACCGCCTATGAAGATAGCGGCAGTGAGATTTTATGAAAGCAGCATCGTGGGACTCAAGACGGCGGGAGAGGTCTGGTCAAAGGAGATCGACCCCCTGCTCTCAAGGAGACTGAACGTACCCACCAACCACGACGAATCATCCTTCGGAAGATACGAGGGACTCGATATCGAAGATGTACGAGTACTCGCTTACACCCAGCCGAAGTTGGTCTCGGGAGTTCCGAAGAAGACTCCCGAGCTTATGGAGCTCAGGATCGGCGGCGGAAAGATGGACGAGAGGGTCGCTTACGCAAAGAAGATCCTGGGGAAAGAGGTGGCACTCGCGGATTTCACAAAAGAGGGTGCGCTGATCGATGTTATAGCCGTTACAAAAGGAAAAGGATTCCAGGGTGTAACGAAGAGGTGGGGTGTAAAGCTTCTTTCACACAAGAACAGCAAGCACCGCCGCGGCATCGGCAACCTCGGACCCAAGAGACCCGGCTACGTAAGAAGCACGGTCCCCGCATCGGGTCAGATGGGATACCACCAGAGGACCGAGTACAACAAGAAGATACTGAAGGTCGGACTCGACGGAAAGGAGATCACCCCGAAGGGCGGATTCGTTAACTACGGAGAGGTCAGGAACACATACGTCCTGATCAAAGGATCCGTACCCGGGCCGACAAAGAGATTGATAAGATTCAGGGATGCGGCGAGAGCACCCAAGAAGGCCGACCAAGCGGTCGCAGACGTCACATACGTTTCGACCGAGTCAAAGCAGGGGGCATAA
- a CDS encoding ATP-binding protein: MNEEQSMLADRIRSLYRPRIIDPIISEKLSALGGVMITGPKSCGKSWTGFTHSKSAIFLGEEEVNRFASLNPQVALEGEHPHLVDEWQDVPKLLDIARRNIDFNSKKGMYIFTGSTTPPLEKTFHTGIGRFSSIQMRTMSLFESGDSNGSVSLSEVFENGRINVAHSNLDYQKAVGLVCRGGWPGALGVNETAAIGISYDYFSSLTSMDTSRVDGKKRSSTTMELILRSLARNNATTASIPTIVADIQGAGGKISEGTVRSYIDVLKRLFVIEEQNAWHPHIRSRTRIRTSGVRHFCDPSLAAAILGARPIVLQKDTKTMGSLFETLCYRDLSVYASGIGGRVFHYRDDSDLEVDEIIQLEDGRWGAVEVKLGTFEFEKAAANLIRMKNKMVEAGAEKPSFLMIVSATGNVAHTRPDGVIEAPIDCLRP; encoded by the coding sequence ATGAATGAGGAACAGTCGATGCTGGCAGATAGGATACGCAGCCTCTACCGTCCGAGGATAATCGACCCTATTATATCGGAAAAGCTCTCTGCTTTGGGGGGCGTGATGATAACCGGTCCAAAATCATGCGGTAAATCGTGGACAGGGTTCACTCATTCAAAGTCGGCTATATTCCTGGGAGAAGAAGAAGTGAACAGGTTTGCTTCATTGAATCCCCAGGTTGCACTTGAGGGGGAGCACCCTCACCTTGTGGATGAATGGCAGGATGTGCCTAAATTATTGGACATTGCGCGGAGGAACATTGATTTCAACAGCAAGAAGGGCATGTATATTTTCACCGGATCCACGACGCCTCCGCTTGAAAAGACATTCCACACAGGGATCGGAAGGTTCAGCAGTATTCAGATGCGGACGATGTCCCTCTTCGAATCCGGGGACAGCAACGGTTCGGTAAGTCTCTCTGAGGTATTTGAAAATGGGCGTATAAATGTTGCACATTCGAACCTCGATTATCAGAAAGCGGTCGGTCTGGTATGCAGAGGCGGCTGGCCGGGGGCATTAGGTGTCAATGAAACGGCAGCCATTGGTATCTCTTATGATTATTTCAGTTCGCTGACCTCTATGGACACATCCAGGGTAGACGGCAAGAAACGGAGTTCCACAACAATGGAACTTATACTCAGATCACTGGCCCGGAACAATGCCACCACGGCAAGCATCCCGACAATTGTTGCCGACATTCAGGGTGCCGGCGGAAAAATATCAGAAGGTACGGTACGAAGTTACATAGATGTTCTCAAAAGATTGTTCGTCATTGAAGAGCAGAATGCATGGCACCCCCACATACGTTCAAGAACACGCATACGCACATCCGGTGTGAGACATTTCTGCGATCCGTCTCTGGCAGCAGCTATCCTGGGAGCAAGACCGATCGTCTTACAAAAAGATACAAAAACAATGGGATCTCTGTTCGAAACTCTTTGTTACAGGGATCTGTCGGTCTATGCTTCAGGTATCGGCGGGCGCGTTTTTCATTACAGAGACGACTCCGATCTCGAAGTGGATGAGATCATACAATTGGAAGACGGCAGATGGGGAGCGGTCGAGGTCAAGCTCGGAACCTTTGAATTCGAAAAAGCCGCGGCCAATCTGATCCGAATGAAGAACAAGATGGTGGAAGCCGGTGCCGAAAAACCATCTTTTCTGATGATCGTGAGCGCTACGGGGAATGTGGCGCATACAAGGCCGGACGGAGTTATTGAAGCGCCGATAGACTGTCTGCGCCCGTGA
- the rplW gene encoding 50S ribosomal protein L23: protein MKQSDILIRPYVTEKTLNLLSGTPTQKFNDGNKIEFIVHRQARKEDIKAAFEERFEVKVERVWTKIQKDGKHAIIKLAEGYSAEDVGMRVGVF, encoded by the coding sequence GTGAAACAGAGCGACATACTCATAAGACCGTACGTCACAGAAAAGACGCTGAACCTTCTGTCCGGAACACCGACGCAGAAATTCAACGACGGCAACAAGATAGAGTTCATAGTGCACAGGCAGGCTCGTAAAGAGGACATCAAAGCGGCATTCGAAGAGCGTTTTGAAGTAAAGGTCGAGCGCGTTTGGACCAAGATACAGAAGGACGGCAAGCATGCGATCATCAAACTCGCGGAAGGATACTCTGCGGAGGATGTTGGGATGAGGGTCGGAGTGTTCTGA
- a CDS encoding 30S ribosomal protein S19, producing MAKKIMGSAKATRRRSRKKASAIQAKRKKEFLYRGFTMDEMLAMSFDEVLGILPSRSRRTYLRGLNYEQQLLFDKLKSSEEKIRTHRRDLPIIPQFVGKKVSVYNGKEFKEFEIKPEMIGHFLGEFIMTRKPPVHSGPGVGATRSSKFMPLK from the coding sequence ATGGCAAAGAAGATTATGGGATCGGCAAAAGCTACGAGGAGGAGGTCCAGAAAGAAGGCGTCGGCGATACAGGCGAAGAGGAAGAAAGAGTTCCTCTACCGCGGTTTCACGATGGACGAGATGCTGGCAATGTCCTTCGACGAGGTGCTCGGCATCCTCCCTTCAAGGTCGAGGAGGACTTACCTCCGCGGCTTGAACTACGAACAGCAGCTGCTGTTCGACAAGCTGAAGAGTTCGGAGGAGAAGATCAGGACGCACCGCAGGGACCTGCCGATAATACCCCAATTCGTTGGGAAGAAAGTGAGCGTATACAACGGAAAGGAATTCAAAGAGTTCGAGATAAAGCCGGAAATGATCGGCCATTTCCTCGGAGAGTTCATCATGACGAGGAAGCCGCCCGTGCACTCCGGACCCGGAGTGGGTGCGACCAGATCCTCGAAGTTCATGCCGCTGAAGTGA